The Aquincola tertiaricarbonis genomic sequence CCTCGGCAATGTCGACCGTGGCACGCAGGGCGCGGTATTCGACGCGGATCGCATCGAGCGCGTCCTCCGCCAGGTAGCGGTCGTCGGCGATCACCACCGCGACCGGCTCGCCGCTGTAGCGCACGCGGTCCACCGCCAGCGCCCAGTGCTGCATCGGCGCCTTCACGCCCACGACGAAGGGCTGCGACCAGCGCTGAACGTCCTCGCCGGTCAGCACGGCGCGCACGCCCGGCATCGCCAGGGCTGCCGAGGCGTCGACCGCCAGCAGCTCGGCATGCGCATGCGGGCTGCGCAGCACGGCCGCCTGCAGCGTGCCGGGGGGCTCGCCCAGGTCGTCCGCGAAGCGGCCGCGGCCGGTCAGCAGCGCGGCGTCTTCGTGGCGCTCGATCGGTCGCCCGATGTGGCGTGGGGTGAGGGCCTCGGCGAGGCCCGGGTCGCTGTGCAAGCCTGTCTCCTGCTTGTCGTTCTGCGGTGTGACGCAGTGTCGACAGGCTCGGCATGCAGGCGTGAACGCAAGCGTCCGGCAAAGATCCAGATCGTCCTATCGCTGACCGAAAAGTCTGGCCAGTTCCATGCTGCTTTGCAGCAACGTCCCGGCACGGCAGCAATGACAACGGGCCCAAGAGGGGCCCGTTGCGACGTCAGATCACCGGCGGCTGGCCGGGGCCGGCATCGTCCGGCGGCTCGAAGAGGTTGACCGCGCGGCGATAGTCCGTCGGGGTGATGCCCAGGTGCTGCCGGAAGAAGCGCGCAAAGTGGCCAGGCGCCGAGAAGCCCAGCTCGTGCGCCACCGCGCTGACCGGCTCCTGCCCCCGCGACAGGCGCTGCACCGCCGCCTCGAACCTCAGCACGTTGGCGTAGACCAGCGGCGTGACCTGCGTGTCGCGCTGGAACAGCGTGAAGAAATGGGCCCGCGACAGGCCGCTGCGCGCGGCCAAGGCATCAACCTCGAGCTCGTGCGCAACGTCTTCCCGCATCAGCGCAATCGCACGGCGCACGCGCGGGTCCATCGCCGCCGGTGGTTTGGCGCGCAGCAGCGAGACCAGATCGCGCCAGCCGGAGTAGCTCTCGATCACCGCGATGATGAGGTTGAAGAGCAGTTCCTCCATACGCGCGGGCGACACCTCGTCGGCCCACCACATCTCGAGCACGAACTCCTCGGCGATGCGCTTGGTCTGCGGCGTGATCGCCACGCATTTCTGGGGAAAGAAACGCGGATGCGCCGACAGTGCCAGCGACCGCTGCAGCTCCGCCAGCCAGTTCGGCTCGATATACAAGGCTAGGATCAGCGTGCGCTGTCCCGGGGGCGCATCGTGCTCGTAGGCGTGATGCTCCCAGGCGTTGACCAGCACAGCCGACTCGTCGGTGAGCGGCGCGCGCTCGCCTCGCACGCTGAACGCGCTGTCCGCGCCGCCGGCCTTGATCAGGATGTGGCAGTGGTGATGCGCATGGCCGACCAGGGGCGCGTCCATGTCGAGCAGGGCGACGCGGCCGAAGCGGCCCTGGAAGATCTTGACGGCGGAGGACAAGGCGAACTCTTGCTGATTGATTGAGACTGGCCTGGAAGTGTGAACGTACCGTCAGCCTGCCGCAATCAGGTGACTTGCCAGTGGGAAGGACAAAGGCACCTCGACACGACGAGGCCAAGCCTGTTTCCAGTTCCGCAGGTTGGCACCGCAAGGTGCAGACCTTCCATTGGCCGCAGGCTTCTCACGCTCACCGAGGTTCTACAGAGCGCAATTTGCGCTTGGTTCGTAGGTCTGACCTACTCCTGTCGTGGGCTTGGAGTCAACGATATGGGCTGATTCT encodes the following:
- a CDS encoding AraC family transcriptional regulator, whose amino-acid sequence is MSSAVKIFQGRFGRVALLDMDAPLVGHAHHHCHILIKAGGADSAFSVRGERAPLTDESAVLVNAWEHHAYEHDAPPGQRTLILALYIEPNWLAELQRSLALSAHPRFFPQKCVAITPQTKRIAEEFVLEMWWADEVSPARMEELLFNLIIAVIESYSGWRDLVSLLRAKPPAAMDPRVRRAIALMREDVAHELEVDALAARSGLSRAHFFTLFQRDTQVTPLVYANVLRFEAAVQRLSRGQEPVSAVAHELGFSAPGHFARFFRQHLGITPTDYRRAVNLFEPPDDAGPGQPPVI